GCAGGCCGGCTCCGTAGCCGTATGCTTTGACATGGAACCATGGGGCTTGGTTTCTCATACCGTCGATCCTTCGGGGAGCGGTCATTGCTCCGCTGCGCTTCTTCACCAGCATTGTCAGTCAACTTTCGAGCAACGGCAAGACCGCCAATCGTGCGACACGTGGTGGCTACGAATGGTTTCGATTGCATGCAGATGAAACGGCTGATTTTCATGACTAAGAGCGGCGAAGGGACCGATTCGGGGTTTGATCAATCATCCTCCACCGCTCTCCGTCGGGTAGGCCCTGGCTTGAAAAGCCGTACCGACCTCTGCAAATAGGCGATCAGAAGCGATAGTTCAGGCCTGCTTTGATGACGTGATCGGGCAGATCGGTTTTCGACTTGCCGCTCGATGTCGTCGTGGAGACGTCGTTAGTCATGACGTAGTTGTATTCGATCTTGGCCGACAGCCCGCCGCCGAAGCCCTGTTCGACGCCGCCGCCGACAAGATAGCCCTGCTTCCAGCCGCCGGAGGTGGAAACGCCCTTGCCGCCTTCGAACTTCGTCATCGTCAGACCCGCCGTGCCATAGACGAGCGTGCGGTCGAAGGTTAGGCCAACCTTCGCCTTGGCAGCACCCCGGAAGCGTTCTTCCACCTTGCCGTTCGGTACGCGTATCTCGTTGTTTCCGAGGTATGAGCCCTCCAGCTCGGCGCCGACAATGCCTGGCCCCACCTGGAAATTGTAGCCGGCTTGCACGCCGCCGGTCAGACCCTTGCCGCTGGCGAAAGGGTTGAACTTAGGCGAGGCGATACCGCCATGAGCGCCGAAATAAGCGCCGCTCCACTGGAAGGCCGGCGGCCGGTCATAGCCGGCATCCGGGGCTTGATAGGTGGTGAGATCGGCTGCGGAAGCGTTGGTCGCGGCCGTCATGGCCAGAGCCGTGAATAGAATAGATTTTGCGCTGAGCGACATTGCTAACTCCATACGAAACCCATGCGCCATTCCTGGGCGCTCGCAAGTCTCTGTTTGCGTTGGAGAACCGGATATCGGTTCCTGCTGCTCTCCGATGCTGTCCGTCTTGGGAGCGGATCAACGTCAGGAGATGCAGGTCATTTTGCCGGTGAGAATTGCGGGTACATTGCAGGATTCGAAAATATTGAAAAATTATTGAATATTTTTATAGGGTTGAGCAGAATTTCTTAATCATTTTTTAAGGATGAGGTGCTGCCAGGCCCTGAGGGCAGCCGTCGCGGAATGTCGGGCGAAATCGGGGCAGATCGGCATGATATGCGCCATGCCGCCTCCTTCCACGCTGATGATGACAGGAATCCCGATCGCACCATCTCCGGGATCGCGGGCGCCATCCTCGGCGACCATTATCTGAATTCGAAAGGTCTACTCGCAGCGCTGGCCGCTTGCGCGATCGAAGAGATGTAGCGCGCTGGCATTGAAGGCGAGCTTGAGCGTCTGCCCTTCCGCAATCGCGGTGCGCGGCGGCAGGCAGGCCATCAGCCGCTGCGAGCCCGCCTGCGCCGTCACGATGAGCTCGGGGCCTGTGAGTTCCGCGACCTCGCAGATAGCCTCAAGCTTGCCGCCTTCCTCAAGGCGCAGCGTTTCCGGCCGGATGCCGATCACCAGCTGCTGGCCTGGGCTGATATCGGCTTTTGTCGCCGGCATCGGCAGGGTGATCGATGTTCCGTCGATGCGGAGCAAACCTTGATCGGCAGTCGCGTTCAAAAGGTTCATCGGCGGCGCGCCGACGAAGGTCGCGACATAGAGTGTTGCCGGATGATTGTAGATCTCGTCCGGCGTGCCGAGCTGTTCGATACGGCCGTCGCGCATCACGGCGATCCGGGTTGCGAGCGTCATCGCCTCGATCTGATCGTGCGTCACGTAGACGACGGTTGTCTTCAGCATCTGGTGCAGGCGCTTCAGCTCCGTGCGCATCTCCATGCGCAGCTTGGCGTCGAGGTTGGAGAGCGGCTCGTCAAAGAGGAAGACTTCCGGCTTGCGCACAAGGGCACGGCCGATCGCCACGCGCTGGCGCTGACCGCCCGAAAGCTGGCTCGGCTTGCGTTCGAGCAGCGCTTCGATCTGCAAGAGCTTCGCCGCCTCGCGCACCGCCTTGTCGCGATCTGCGGCAGGCACTTTGCGCATTTCCAGGCCGAAGCCGATGTTGCGGTGGACAGAGAGGTTCGGGTAGAGCGCGTAGGACTGGAACACCATGGCAATGTCGCGGTCCTTCGGATGCACGCCGAGCACGGAGCGTTCGCCGATGCGGATATCGCCGCTCGTCGCCTCGGCAAGGCCGGCAATGATGTTCAGAAGCGTGGATTTGCCGCAGCCGGACGAGCCGAGCAGCACCAGGAACTCGCCGCTTTGGAGCGAAATATCGATGCCCTTCAGGGTCTCCACTTCGCCGTAGCTCTTGCGGATGTTCTGGATTTCGAGCGCGCTCATTGAACGGCCTCCTCGGATGCGTTGGCCGGGCCATAGCTGCGCGGCAGAGTGGAAATGGCGCGGGACGCGACCGCGGTCCCGGCCGAAAGGCAGGCTGCAGTCGGCTCGCCGCGGACAAGGGCGGCCAGGAAGCCGGCATTGAAGACATCGCCGGCGCCGATCGTATCGACCACCGTAACTTTTGGCGCTGTAGCCGAAACAAGCTTGCCGTCGGCATCGATGGCGATCGCACCATCCGGACCGCGCTTGACGACGAAGATGGCGCCTTCTGGCATCAATGCATGGAGTGCGCGGGCGGCTTCAGCGGGATCGTCCATGTCGGCTAAGGTCGTCGTCTCGACCTCGTTCATCAGCGCCACGCCGCAGCGGGAAAGCCAGCGTCGCGTGGCATCGCAATTCTCTTTGGTCCAACCGTCGAGCGGCCAACCGGTATCGAGCGCAACCGTGATTCCATGCCTATCGGCCCAGTCGAACAGGGCGTCATAGTCGCGTGTAAGATCTTCGGTTAGAAAGGCGCCGCAGAGCAGCGCATAGCCGCCGGCAAGCTTCTCGCCATTGAGAACCGCCAGTACGTCATCGAGATTGAAGCGCGGCAGGTGCCCGCGCGTCGTGAAGAATGTGCGTTCGCCGTCGGGATGCGTGATGCCGACCGAGAGCGTCGTTCCCTCGGGACGTACCGGCCATTTGCTGCTGCGCGCGCCAAAGGCTTCGCTGAGCCAGCACCCGAACTGATCGCTGCCGACGTTGGCCGCGATCTCGTAATCGACGCCGAGGCCTTCCCAGGCAAGCGCACTATTGCCCGCCTGGCCGCCGACACGCAGCTCGTCATGATCGACGATGATCTCAGTGCCGGCCTTAGGCCATGGTGCCGCCGGCCCAAGGATCAGGTCGATATTGACGTTGCCGATGACTGCAAGCGGCTTCATTCATTCGCTCCGGGTGATCTTGGTGGAGCGCACCGGCGTGCCGGCATTCTCCACCCGCTGGTCCGCAAAGGCGATCATCAGCGACTGGGCGACGGGCAACATCCGGAAGATGGCGGCAAGGCCGGTTTCCGGCTTGAAGCGTAGGGTGACACAGCCGGGAACCGGCTCTTCTTCGGAACCATCGAAGACGATAACCGGCGCGCCGGTTTCGATCGCGGAAACGGCCATGGCCGTCACGAGACCGGCGGTCGCATCATTGCCGCGGAACAGCACCACGCCGATCGAGGCGCCAAGCATTTCCATCGGACCGTGACGCAGCTGGCCGCCTTCGAGCGAGAAGCACGGGCGGCGCGAAAGTTCGGTAAGTCCGAGCGCCAGAGCCTCGGCAATACCCTGTAGACGCCGACCGGAGGTTACAACCGTCGCCACATTGGCGAGAGCCGCAAGCGCCGGCTGGATATCGAGTGTTTCGGGCGCGCGAAGCACGGAAAGCGCAGGCGCCGGATCCTGGCCGAGGGCGGCGAAGATCGCCAGATGCAGCGCGAAGGTGACCGTGAGGCTGCGTGTAGCGGCAAAGGCAAGCTCCGTGCCACCGGCGCCGACAAGAGAAGGCGCGGTCTTGGCGAGGAAGGAGCTACTTTCCAGTGTCAGGCCGAAAGTCTCGGCCGTGCCGCCCGTCTCGTTGAACCAGCGCAGCACTTCGGCGCTTTCGCCGGATTGCGATGTCATGAAGATCGTATGGCCCTCCAGCGATAGCGGCTGGCCGAGCTGTTCGGAAAGCGGCAGGGCAATCGCATCGATGCCGGCGGCGCGATAGAGCGGCTCGACGGCACGATTGACCGCGTGGGAACCGCCCATGCCGAGCAGCAGGAGCCTGCCGGTGCGTTTCAGCGAGGCAGCGGCCTTGGTGGCCATCTCGGCAGCGGCCTCGAAGGAGGCGAGTGCATCGGCATGCTGGCGGGCCATTTCGCGGTCGATGGCGGCAAGGCCGTCGGGGCGTGTTTTCTCTTTGGTCATGGTCATCCCTTGACGCCGCCATTGGTCAGGCCCGAGATCAGGGCACGTTGCATGACAAGGCCGATCAGCACCGGGGGCAGGGCGGCCAGCACACCGGCAGTCGCGATCAGTCCGTAATCCGAGACACGGCCGCCGGCGAGATCGGCAATGGCGACAGTGAGGGTCTTGGCGCGCTGGTCCGAGGTAAAGAGCAGCGCATAGAAGAATTCATCCCAGGCTAACAGGAAGGCAAAAAGCGCCGAGGTCGCCATCACGGGCATCGCAAGCGGCAGTGTGATGATTCGCAGCGTCTGGAACAGCCCGGCGCCATCGATCATGGCAGCCGCTTCGATCTCCTTCGGAATGGAATCGAAGCCGGATTTCATCAGCCAGGTCGTGAATGGCGCGAGAATCGTCAGATAGACAAGCGCCAGGCCGAAAACGTTGTTGAGCATGCCGAGATGGGCAAGGCCCATATAGAGCGGCACGGCAAGCGCCACCGGCGGCAGCATATAGGTGGCGATGACCATGGAAAGCGACCATCCGACGGACGGCGTGCGCGACACGGCCCAGCCGGCAGGGATAGCGAGCGCGATTGCCGCGATGGTCGCCATGCCTGCGACTTCGATGCTGTTGCGCAGCGACGAGGTGAAGGCGGCACCCTCGCTGTTTTCCAGCGTCGACAGCAGCAGCTTGTAGCGCGAGAAATCCGCCGTCTGCGGCCACCAGCGCAACGGCTTGGCGGCGAGATCGGCAGCCGGCGAAATGCTCATGATGAAGAGCCAGGCGATCGGTGCCAGGATAACGATGGCGAGGAGGAGGGCGCAGACATAGATGAAACAGGTGAAGAGCGGGCTTTGGCGTTCCATCAGGTGGCACTCCCTGCGGTTTTGCGGACAAGGGCGGCATAGGCCGCGGCAAGTAGCGTGACCAGCAGCGTGACGATGAGGGCGAGTGATGCGCCGGACCCCGCTCGCTGGAAGGAGAAAGCCTCCTGATAGACGAGGATCGATAGCGTGCGCGTGCTGTTTGCCGGGCCGCCGCGTGTCATCACCCAGATGATGTCAAAGACCTTGAAGGCCTCGATGGTGCGCAGCACCAGCGCCACCATAAGCGGTCCCACAAGATAGGGAAGGATAACGAAGCGGAAGCGCTTGAAGGGGCCGGCGCCATCGACCAGCGAGGCGGCGGTGATATCGCGCGGCACGGCCTGCAGGGCGGCGAGCGCAATCAGCGCCACGAGCGGGAAATTCTTCCAGCAGTCGGCAACGATGAGCGCCGTCAGTGCCGTGCCCGGCTCGCCGAGCCAGGAGCGATAGGCGTCGACGAGGCCAAGCTGGGTGAGGGCTGCGTTCAGCGCGCCATATTCGGGATTATAGATCAGCCGCCACAGCGTTGCGTTGACGACGGTCGGCAACGCCCACGGCAGGATCATCAGCGCGCGCAGCACGCCGCGACCTTTAAAATTCTGGTTGAGCAGCAGGGCGGCCAGCACGCCGAGCACCATTTCGGCGGCAACGGAGACGATCGCGAACCACGCCGTGGTAATCAGGGTGCGCTGGAAATTGGAATTCGCCAGCATCTTCGCGTAATTGTCGATGCCGACGAAATTACCGCCGGTTCCCACAAGCTTGGCATCGGTGAAAGAAAGGCCGACCGTGTCGACGAGAGGCCAGCCGATGACGGCGATCATCACCACAAGCAGCGGCAGCATCAAAAGCCAGGCGCGAGTTGTCATAGAGGTGCCGGACATGGCGGGCCCCTTCTTTCATTCTTCATGGAGGAGGTAAGAGGCGGGCGGCGATTGGCGCCGCCCGATAAGGGTATCAGAGACCGCTATTGTCGGCAGCAGACTTCAGTGCGTCTTCCGGAGAAGACTGGCCGAGCAGCGATTCCTGGATCGCCTGCTGAAGTGCGGTAGACAGTTCCTGATATTTTGGCGTCGTCGGACGCGGATACATGGCGGCTAGGCCGACCTTTGCGGCCGCGATCAGTTCTTCCTGGCCCTTCGTCACGGCCGGATCGCTATAGGAAGAGGCCCAGATCGGCAGGCTGAGCTTGGCATACTGGTTCTGCGTTGCCTGCGAGGTCATGAAGGAGATGTACTTCCAGGCCTCGTCCGGATGTTTGCTGGCAGAGGTGATGCCGAGGCCCATCGAGCCGTTGACGGCGGAAGCCTCGCTCTTGCCGGCAACGCCAGGTGCTGGCACGACGCCGACCTTACCCGCGACCTTGCTGTCCTTCGGGTCGTTTGCCATGTTGTACATATAGGTCCAGTTCAGCGCGAAGGCGGCATCGCCGTTTTCGAAGACCTTGCGGACGTCCTCTTCGAGGAATTCCTTGGAGTTCGGGTTGGTGAGGCCGGACTTGTAGCTGGTGACCATGTATTTCAGGGCATCGAGGCCGCCGCCGGTCTGGAAGTCCGGCTTGCCGTCCTTGATGAAGTCGCCCTTGTAGGCGCTGACGAGCGTGGCGTAGTCGCAGATTGCGGCTTCGGCCTGTGACCAGCTCCAAGCGATCGGCGTTGCCAGAAGACCCTTGTCCTTGATGATTTTCGCCTGTTCGTTCAGTTCGTCCCAGGTCTTCGGCGGCATCTTGATGCCGGCCTTGTCAAGGATTTCTTTGTTATAGAACAGGTACTTGGTATCGAGGATCCACGGCATGCCGTAATACTTGCCGTCATACTGGACCGTCGTCCAGGCGCCCGGCAGCACGCTCTTCTTCGTGTCGTCGGAGATGCGCGAGGAAACGTCGACCAGAACCTTGTTGGTCGCGTATTCGGCCGGCCAGATCACGTCGAAGAGCACGACGTCGTAGCCGCCGCCGGACCCTTGAGCGAGCACGGTCTTATCGTGCAGGCCTTCATAAGGGACGAATTCGAGATTGACCTTGATATCGGGATTGGCCTTGGAAAAGGCATCCGTCATGGCGCGCACGTCGGCTTCGCTATAGGCAGCCTGCGCCATGAAGAGGGCATTGATCGTGGTTTCGGCAAAGGCGTCCGAGGCGAAGGATACGCCGATCAGCGCTGCGCCGAGCAATGTCTTGTTCAATGATTTCAACATTCCATCCTCCAGTTTTTGACAGTCACGCGATTTTTCCCTTGGCGGCTGACGTCGCCATCGGTTGTCGAGCAGGCAATTGGCCGGGCTGGCTGCCGAACATTGATCGGAGCGTCGCTTAAGTTCCCCGGTGAAACTCTGTGGTTTCTTTTAAGTCAATTGTCTTGACTAATTTGTTCTTCAATATTCTATTGCTGTCAAGAGGGCAAAAGCGGATGAACGATATTCGCCCGATCAGGGCTACCAGCGGAACGAACCACGAAGGCACCAGCGCCCATAACCGGCGGGTGATCATCGATGCCCTGCGGTTGAATGGTGCGCTCTCCCGCGCCGATCTCGCCCGCGCCACCCGCCTGACGAAACAGACCGTCTCCAACATCATGGAGGAGCTGGAAAACGATGGGCTCGTCACATCGAGGGAAACGGTGCGCCGCGGCCGCGGCCAGCCCTCGACGCCCTATGGTCTTGTACCGGAAGGCGCCTTCGCCATCGGCCTGCAGATCGACCGCCACATCACACGCGCCATTGCCGTCGATCTCGTCGGCAATGTCCTCATCCGCAAGGAAGCGAACCTGCCAGCGGGCGGCCCGGCAACTGGCACGCCCGTCGTCTTGCAGCTCGTGGAAGACGTGCGCAGCGAATTGAAGCAGCGCGCGGTTCAGTCGGAGAAGCGCCTCGTCGGCCTAGGTGTCGCAATGCCAGGCCCGTTCGGTATCGAGCAGGAGGATGCCGACAATCCCTGGATGATGGGTGCCTGGCAGCGCTTTCCGCTGCTGGAAACGCTCTCGGCCGGAACCGGCCTCAACGTCACCCTGCAGAATGACGCCGCCGCCTGCGCGACCGCCGAACGCATGGTCGGCGCCGCACATGGCCTTGACCATGCCGTCTGCCTCTATGTCGGCTATGGTATCGGTGCCGGGCTCATCCTCGGCGGCGAGCTTTATAGCGGTGCGCATGGCAATGCCGGCGAAATCGGCATGGCGCTGCTGACATCAGGCGGAAAACAGACCCAGCTGGAGCATCGCGCCTCGTTGGCTTCGCTCTACGATCACCTCGGCGTCGATCCGATGGCGCCGGATATCTATTCGCTGATAGACAAGCGCGCCGCTGCCGACGATCCCGATATTCTCGCCTGGATCGAAAGGGCGGCGATCGACCTGCGCTGGAGCGTGCAGCTCATCGAAACCATCTTCGATCCGCAGACGGTGATTCTGTGCGGCGGCGCGCCCCCGGCGCTCGCAACGCGGCTGATGGCCGCCATGCAGCCGCTTTTGCCCTCCAATGCCGATCGTCCCGACCGGTTGCTGCCGCGCCTGCAGCTCGGCATGACCGATCCCTGGGCAGTGGCGCGCGGTGCGGCGGCAGAGCCGATCGGCCACGCCTTCGATCCGCGTTTCCAGGCGATCTTGAAATCCTGATATTCAGGGATGTCTCGGGCTGGCGCCGAGGCGGGCAAGCACCTTGTTCGGTATGCCGTAGCGCTGGATGACATCGCGGCCGTTGCGCAGGCCGCAGATCTCGCGATGGATGAACATGGCCCAGACGGCTTGCGCGGCGATATCCACCAGCCGCTCGTGCTCGATGCCCTCCTTGCCCTTGGCTTCACCCTCCTGCAAGGCTGCAAGCGCCGCTTCCACCTTCATGCCGTGATAGCCGAGAGTGCTGGCCCGTTCCGACATCATCTCATATTCGAGAATGCCGAGCCCGGTTTCTTTGGTTTGCGATGGATTGAAGTTGCGTGGCGGGCGAACTGTCATAAAGGGCTCCGCATGCTTGACGATCTGGCTTTCCGGGATTCTACACAATTCTAGCCCATTCCCCAAGCGAGCGCATGGCGGCTGCGTTATCTTGCGCCTGAGCACAAGAATCAGGAAATGCCGGGATTTTCCTGCTCGCCATCCGTTTTCGGGTGGTTGGCGACCGTCATTTGAGGTCCAATAGGGACATAAGCGCTACATCCGAGGCAATCTCGCCCGATGCCACGAGCGCAATTCAAAGAAAGGATATCGGCATGACCAAAGCTCAGAAAAATGCGGAAAAGCAGTATGTCTATCGGACTATCGATTCGCCGGTTGGCGCCTTGAAGCTCGTTGGCAGCGATGATGGGCTTGCCGCGATCCTCTGGGACAATGACCGCCCCGGCCGCGTGCCCTTGCTCATCGTGGCCGAAGACGACAGCCATCCCGTGCTGGTGAAAACCGAGCGGCAGCTCCGCGAATATTTCGCCGGCAAACGACAGGTTTTCGACCTGCCGCTTGATTTTGCCGGAACGGAATTCCAGCAGAAGGTCTGGCAGGCGCTGCTCACCATCCCCTTCGGCGAAACGCGCAGCTACCGGCAGATCGCCGCGGAGATCGGCTCGGCAGAGGCGATCCGCGCAGTCGGCGCCGCCAATGGCCGCAACCCGATCTCGATCATCGCACCCTGTCATCGTGTCGTGGGATCGGCCGGTGATTTGCGCGGGTTCGCCGGCGGTCTCGAGCGCAAGGCCTATCTGCTGCGGCTCGAAGGGGCTGATGCGGCGACATTCGGCTTTGCCGCGTGATCGTTTGATGGTCATTCAGGCAGGCATGAAAAAGCCCATCCGATCTCCCGGATGGGCGTTTTGTTTCAGCGCTGCTTGACGGCGCCAGACCTATTTCAGCCCTCGAGCCACTTCACCTGTTCCGGCGTCAGCTTGATGTCGAGCGCCGAGAGGCTGTCTTCCAGCTCGGCGATCGTGCGCGGTCCGATCAGCGGTATCACAGGGAAGGGCTGCGCGACGACATAGGCAAGCGCGATATGGATCGGGCTGCGGCCGAGCTTCTGCGCCAGTTCGATCGCCCTGTCGCGACGACCGAAATTGCGGTCGGAATACCAGACGCGAACCAGTTCCTCATCGTCGCGCTTGTCGCGGCCGGCGCGGTC
The Rhizobium sp. 11515TR DNA segment above includes these coding regions:
- a CDS encoding outer membrane protein — its product is MSLSAKSILFTALAMTAATNASAADLTTYQAPDAGYDRPPAFQWSGAYFGAHGGIASPKFNPFASGKGLTGGVQAGYNFQVGPGIVGAELEGSYLGNNEIRVPNGKVEERFRGAAKAKVGLTFDRTLVYGTAGLTMTKFEGGKGVSTSGGWKQGYLVGGGVEQGFGGGLSAKIEYNYVMTNDVSTTTSSGKSKTDLPDHVIKAGLNYRF
- a CDS encoding ABC transporter ATP-binding protein, whose translation is MSALEIQNIRKSYGEVETLKGIDISLQSGEFLVLLGSSGCGKSTLLNIIAGLAEATSGDIRIGERSVLGVHPKDRDIAMVFQSYALYPNLSVHRNIGFGLEMRKVPAADRDKAVREAAKLLQIEALLERKPSQLSGGQRQRVAIGRALVRKPEVFLFDEPLSNLDAKLRMEMRTELKRLHQMLKTTVVYVTHDQIEAMTLATRIAVMRDGRIEQLGTPDEIYNHPATLYVATFVGAPPMNLLNATADQGLLRIDGTSITLPMPATKADISPGQQLVIGIRPETLRLEEGGKLEAICEVAELTGPELIVTAQAGSQRLMACLPPRTAIAEGQTLKLAFNASALHLFDRASGQRCE
- a CDS encoding PfkB family carbohydrate kinase; protein product: MKPLAVIGNVNIDLILGPAAPWPKAGTEIIVDHDELRVGGQAGNSALAWEGLGVDYEIAANVGSDQFGCWLSEAFGARSSKWPVRPEGTTLSVGITHPDGERTFFTTRGHLPRFNLDDVLAVLNGEKLAGGYALLCGAFLTEDLTRDYDALFDWADRHGITVALDTGWPLDGWTKENCDATRRWLSRCGVALMNEVETTTLADMDDPAEAARALHALMPEGAIFVVKRGPDGAIAIDADGKLVSATAPKVTVVDTIGAGDVFNAGFLAALVRGEPTAACLSAGTAVASRAISTLPRSYGPANASEEAVQ
- a CDS encoding SIS domain-containing protein, with amino-acid sequence MTMTKEKTRPDGLAAIDREMARQHADALASFEAAAEMATKAAASLKRTGRLLLLGMGGSHAVNRAVEPLYRAAGIDAIALPLSEQLGQPLSLEGHTIFMTSQSGESAEVLRWFNETGGTAETFGLTLESSSFLAKTAPSLVGAGGTELAFAATRSLTVTFALHLAIFAALGQDPAPALSVLRAPETLDIQPALAALANVATVVTSGRRLQGIAEALALGLTELSRRPCFSLEGGQLRHGPMEMLGASIGVVLFRGNDATAGLVTAMAVSAIETGAPVIVFDGSEEEPVPGCVTLRFKPETGLAAIFRMLPVAQSLMIAFADQRVENAGTPVRSTKITRSE
- a CDS encoding carbohydrate ABC transporter permease, which codes for MERQSPLFTCFIYVCALLLAIVILAPIAWLFIMSISPAADLAAKPLRWWPQTADFSRYKLLLSTLENSEGAAFTSSLRNSIEVAGMATIAAIALAIPAGWAVSRTPSVGWSLSMVIATYMLPPVALAVPLYMGLAHLGMLNNVFGLALVYLTILAPFTTWLMKSGFDSIPKEIEAAAMIDGAGLFQTLRIITLPLAMPVMATSALFAFLLAWDEFFYALLFTSDQRAKTLTVAIADLAGGRVSDYGLIATAGVLAALPPVLIGLVMQRALISGLTNGGVKG
- a CDS encoding carbohydrate ABC transporter permease; this translates as MSGTSMTTRAWLLMLPLLVVMIAVIGWPLVDTVGLSFTDAKLVGTGGNFVGIDNYAKMLANSNFQRTLITTAWFAIVSVAAEMVLGVLAALLLNQNFKGRGVLRALMILPWALPTVVNATLWRLIYNPEYGALNAALTQLGLVDAYRSWLGEPGTALTALIVADCWKNFPLVALIALAALQAVPRDITAASLVDGAGPFKRFRFVILPYLVGPLMVALVLRTIEAFKVFDIIWVMTRGGPANSTRTLSILVYQEAFSFQRAGSGASLALIVTLLVTLLAAAYAALVRKTAGSAT
- a CDS encoding extracellular solute-binding protein — its product is MLKSLNKTLLGAALIGVSFASDAFAETTINALFMAQAAYSEADVRAMTDAFSKANPDIKVNLEFVPYEGLHDKTVLAQGSGGGYDVVLFDVIWPAEYATNKVLVDVSSRISDDTKKSVLPGAWTTVQYDGKYYGMPWILDTKYLFYNKEILDKAGIKMPPKTWDELNEQAKIIKDKGLLATPIAWSWSQAEAAICDYATLVSAYKGDFIKDGKPDFQTGGGLDALKYMVTSYKSGLTNPNSKEFLEEDVRKVFENGDAAFALNWTYMYNMANDPKDSKVAGKVGVVPAPGVAGKSEASAVNGSMGLGITSASKHPDEAWKYISFMTSQATQNQYAKLSLPIWASSYSDPAVTKGQEELIAAAKVGLAAMYPRPTTPKYQELSTALQQAIQESLLGQSSPEDALKSAADNSGL
- a CDS encoding ROK family transcriptional regulator, translated to MNDIRPIRATSGTNHEGTSAHNRRVIIDALRLNGALSRADLARATRLTKQTVSNIMEELENDGLVTSRETVRRGRGQPSTPYGLVPEGAFAIGLQIDRHITRAIAVDLVGNVLIRKEANLPAGGPATGTPVVLQLVEDVRSELKQRAVQSEKRLVGLGVAMPGPFGIEQEDADNPWMMGAWQRFPLLETLSAGTGLNVTLQNDAAACATAERMVGAAHGLDHAVCLYVGYGIGAGLILGGELYSGAHGNAGEIGMALLTSGGKQTQLEHRASLASLYDHLGVDPMAPDIYSLIDKRAAADDPDILAWIERAAIDLRWSVQLIETIFDPQTVILCGGAPPALATRLMAAMQPLLPSNADRPDRLLPRLQLGMTDPWAVARGAAAEPIGHAFDPRFQAILKS
- a CDS encoding DUF6665 family protein, which produces MTVRPPRNFNPSQTKETGLGILEYEMMSERASTLGYHGMKVEAALAALQEGEAKGKEGIEHERLVDIAAQAVWAMFIHREICGLRNGRDVIQRYGIPNKVLARLGASPRHP
- a CDS encoding methylated-DNA--[protein]-cysteine S-methyltransferase; its protein translation is MTKAQKNAEKQYVYRTIDSPVGALKLVGSDDGLAAILWDNDRPGRVPLLIVAEDDSHPVLVKTERQLREYFAGKRQVFDLPLDFAGTEFQQKVWQALLTIPFGETRSYRQIAAEIGSAEAIRAVGAANGRNPISIIAPCHRVVGSAGDLRGFAGGLERKAYLLRLEGADAATFGFAA